A portion of the Haliaeetus albicilla chromosome 5, bHalAlb1.1, whole genome shotgun sequence genome contains these proteins:
- the TP53I11 gene encoding tumor protein p53-inducible protein 11, whose amino-acid sequence MAAKQPPPLMKKHSQTDLVSRLKTRKILGVGGEDDDGEVHRSKISQVLGNEIKFAVREPLGLRVWQLVSAVMFSGVAIMALAFPDQLYDAVFDEESVSSKTPIRLYGGALLSISLIMWNALYTAEKVIIRWTLLTEACYFAVQFLVTTVSLVESSRIATGAVLLLVSRALFILISIYYYYQVGRRPKKV is encoded by the exons ATGGCGGCGAAGCAGCCCCCGCCGCTGATGAAGAAGCACAGCCAGACCGACCTGGTGAGCAGGCTGAAGACACGCAAGATCCTGGGGGTTGGCGGGGAGGACGACGACGGCGAGGTCCATCGCTCAAAG ATTAGCCAAGTACTGGGAAACGAAATCAAGTTTGCTGTCCGGGAACCTTTGGGGCTCAG GGTCTGGCAGCTGGTTTCCGCCGTCATGTTTTCCGGGGTCGCCATCATG GCCCTCGCTTTCCCCGACCAGCTCTACGACGCCGTTTTCGACGAGGAATCGGTGAGCAGCAAGACTCCCATCCGGCTCTACGGAGGAGCCCTCCTCA GTATCTCGCTCATCATGTGGAACGCTCTCTACACGGCCGAAAAAGTGATTATCCGCTGGACCCTGCTGACGGAGGCGTGCTATTTTGCCGTGCAGTTCCTGG ttACCACTGTCTCCCTGGTTGAGAGTAGCCGGATAGCTACAGGTGCCGTGCTCCTCCTGGTCAGCCGAGCCCTCTTCATCCTCATcagcatttattattattaccaaGTTGGACGCCGTCCCAAGAAAGTCTAA